The Chitinophaga caeni genome segment GGGCTTTGGCAGCCTGGGACAAAAAGATGTACCACGATATTTTCGGGGTTTCGTTTACAGCCTTTGTAACCGCCATCGGTGGAGGTACCTTGCGCGATGTAATCCTGGGCATTCACCCGATCGTATGGGTCAAGGATCAATCCTATATTATTGCGATTGCCTGCGGTGTATTGGTAACCGTACTTTTCAGGAGATATTTGCTGCGCTACAGGCGTTCTCTCTTTTTATTTGATACGATCGGGATCGGTTTTTACACGATTCTCGGTGTACAAAAGTCCTTGGCTTTCGGTGTAAACCCATGGGCTGCCGTTATCATGGGCATGATGTCGGCGATTTTTGGAGGGGTAATCCGCGATACGCTGGTCAATGAGATACCGCTAATATTTTCACGTCAAATATATGCAACGGCCTGTCTTGCCGGCGCCACGTTATACATACTATTAGGATATACAGGGATTGACCCGAATATCAATACGATCATTGGTATTATCTTGATTATCAGCATCCGTTTATTCTCATTAAGAAAAGGTTGGTCATTACCTTACTTAGAAAAGGCCCGTAAATAAAAAAATACTGTTAAAATAGACCGGTATTTAAAGGCTTAATGGGTGCGTTTCAAGGTTATCTCGACTAAAAAAATTATATTTATAAGAAGCCTTGGAGTGAAAACTCCAAGGGAAAGGAATTATTCGCGAGTCTTAAACAAGGAGATAGGATTGATTACACCCGTAACCATATTAAAACAGTATTGGGGCCATCCGAAATTTCGACCGTTACAGGAAGACATTGTACAAGCGATATTAGCAGGAAAGGATACATTGGCCTTATTACCCACAGGCGGAGGCAAATCTATTTGCTTCCAGGTTCCTACCATGATGCTCAAAGGCATGTGCTTGGTCGTTTCGCCTTTGATTGCTTTGATGAAGGACCAGGTAGAGAACCTGCGTAAGAAAAATATCAGCGCAGCACATATCTATGCCGGGATGCCCTTCAACGAGGTCGAAAAGTTGATGAACCAAGCCCGGAACGGAAAGTTCAAATTTCTCTACGTTTCTCCGGAAAGGTTGCAAAGCAAGCGTTTCCTTGAATATTGCGAGGACTTGCCGGTGAAGTTAATTGCTGTCGATGAAGCGCATTGTATTTCGCAATGGGGCTATGATTTCAGGCCTGCATACTTGAAAATAGCTTCGATACGAAGTTATTTCCCCGGTACGCCCATATTGGCGTTGACAGCTACCGCGACCAAGAAAGTGAGAAAGGATATCTGTGAGAAGTTGGAAATGGCAGATCCGCAGGTATTTACAAAGAGTTTCGTTCGCTCCAATTTATCGTACAGCGTTTTGGAGGAAGCCGCCAAGATCAACAAGATCCGCGTCATGTTGGAAAGGGTGAAGGGAACGGCGGTAATATACTGCCGTAACCGCAGGCATACCAAGGAAATTGCCCAGGCGCTCGCTGCTAATGGTGTTTCTGCTGATTATTACCATGCCGGTCTTACCACCGCGGAACGCAATCACAAGCAAGAGGCCTGGATCGGTAACAGGATCAGGGTGATGGTATGTACCAACGCTTTCGGGATGGGAATCGATAAGCCTGACGTAAGGCTCGTCGTGCACGCCGATGTGCCGGATAGCCTGGAAGCATATTACCAGGAAGCTGGGAGAGCAGGGCGTGATGAACAGAAAGCATTTGCCGTATTATTGTTCACTCCGGATGACCTATCCGAAATGACGGATCGTATTCCTCTACAATTCCCTTCCAACGTGGAAATAAAGGAAGTTTACCAAGGTATAGTGAACTATTTGCAAGTACCGGTTGGTAGTGCGGAAGGTTTGTATTTTGATTTCGATATCAATGATTTCGTTAAAAAATTTGGGATTAATATTACCCTTGCATATAGCGCTATCCGCATATTGGAGCAAGAAGGAGTGATACAGTTAAGCGAAAGCATCTTGTTGCCTTCGCGGGCGGAATTCATCGTCAACAAGGACGCTTTATATGACTTCGAAGAGCAAAACCCGCAATTAGAACCGCTGACCAAGGCATTACTACGTGCATATGAAGGTATCTTTGACCAGTCAACCAAGGTGTTCGAAAGGCAACTGGCGAGAATTTTACGCACTACGGATAAAGTTGTTGTACAGCAGTTACAACAATTACATCAATTGGGTATCATTCATTATATGCCGAAGAAGGATGAGCCGCAATTGTGCTTTTTACAACCACGGGTGCCAACAGAACAATTATCGATCGATGCAGTGAGGATACAATTATTGAAGCAATCATATGAAGAGCGTGTTGCTGCAATAATTGATTATGCCCAAAACCAGGATGAATGCCGCACCCAGGCATTGGTCGCTTACTTTGGCGAAGAATCCGCCGCCCCCTGTGGCGTTTGCGATGTTTGTATTGCAAAGAAACATGCACAATTAACACCGGGAAATGTTGAAGAACTATCTAAAGAGATATTAACTCACCTAGCGGAGCCGCATACCTTTGAACAACTGAAGTCCAAAGTACAGGTAGAAATTGAAGATCATTTGCATCATACATTGATGTTCCTAGTCGCAGAAGGATTTATAGAAAGGGATGAAATGGGTGTGATGAAAAAAAAATAGGACACATCCTGCAGCCCCGGGATTCTCCCCTTGCAGGGTGGATTCGCGAATCCACCCCGCATATTGGGGGATTCCCGGCATATTGTAAATCCCGGTATATTGCAAATCCACCCCGCATATTGGGGGATCCCTGGCATATTGTAAATCCCGGTATATTGCGAATCCACCCCGCATATTGGGGGATTCCCGGCATATTGTAAATCCCGGTATATTGCAAATCCCCAGCATATTGGGGGATCCCAGGCATATTGTAAATCCCGGTATATTGCAAATCCACCCCGCATATTGGGGGATTCCCGGCATATTGTAAATCCCGGTATATTGCAAATCCCCAGCATATCGGGGAATCCCCAACATATTGCACATCCAAATTACAATTCTACAACATGCCTGGTTTCACTGCTCAGGAATCCTGCCTCGATGATTTTAATAACATTTAATCCTTCTTCGGGCGGTACCGGGTTGAGTTTACCCTCTCTTAAATGTTCATAAACACCTTGGTAGTATTCCATATAATTTCCCTTTCCTGATGGTAAATATTCTTTAACAATTTGCCCATCGATCTCGGTATGCAATAAACCCCATTCATGTGGAGATTCGGCCCCCCAATCTTCACCAACAGGCATCAAGCCTTTTAGTAAAAGTGTTTCCTGGATATCGGCTTTATGCTTGATGAATGAACCTTTACGGCCATGTAAAATATAAGCCGGCAGCGCTTCCCGGACAAGATAGCTGGATTTGATCCTTGCTCTCATGTTGGGATAATACAATAATAGTTCGAAATAATCGTCAATCACGGAGTTGTTCCTGATCATACGTACATCTCCAAACACTGCTTGCGGCATCCCGAAGAGGCTAAGCGCCTGGTCGATGATATGAGATCCCAAATCATATAACACACCTGTTCCCTTCTGTGCTACTTCTTTATGCTTTTTATGACTTAACTCTTCTTTGAACCTGTCGTAATGAAACTCCACTTCCAGTATATCACCTAATAATCCCTGCTGCACAACCTGTTTGATCATCTTGTAATCGCTGTCATACCGCCTGTTTTGATAGACGCTAATCATCAGGTTCTTAGATTTTGCTAACTCTATCAGCTCATGCCCTTCTGCTACAGTAACCGTAAACGGTTTTTCTACGACTACATTTTTACCGGCTTCCAGCGCCATCTTCGTATATGAATAATGCGTAGTATTCGGCGTATTTACCACGATTAGCTCCAAGGTTTCATCTGCCATCAATTCTTCGATGGACCTGTAAACTTTTACATACGGGTAAATTTTCCGTGCTAAATCCTTGCTTCTTTCTACGATCGCGGTAAATTCAAAGCCGGGATTGACATGCAAAAATGGTGCGTGGAAAACGGATCCGCTATGACCGAATGAACATACCCCGGTTTTAATAGGTTGTGACATCTTTTATAAAATTTATTTCAATTCAACAAAAACTGGTGCTTGATGTAGCGTTTCCTAAAACCAGCTACTTTTTTTACTGCTTTTTCCCCCTAAGCCCAGTGCGCCCAAGATACTCCGGGTAATCATATTAGTCGCCGTTCTCGTAGCCTGGCGGGCTGCGGAACTTGACAGGATGGAATCCAATAAACTTTTCTCTTCTTTTTTTCTTCCGCTGCTCCGTCTTTCTTTAGTTGCAGGAGCTTCCTCCTTGGCAGCAACTGCCAGCTTTTCGGAAAGTATCTCGTAAGCGCTTTCGTTATCAATAGTTTGATTGTATTTCTGAGTAAGTTTGGATTTGGAAATCAATGCATCGATTTCTTGTTCCGAAAGGATGTCCATCCGGGAACGGGGTGCCACCAGCATCGTGGCTGCTAATGGAGTAGGGATGCCTTTTTCATTCAAACAGGTGATCAATGCTTCCCCGGTTCCTATTTGGGTCAATAAGGTCGCGGTATCATAAAAATCTGATAAAGGGTAATTCTCTGCTGTTTCCTTGATGGTTTTCCGGTCTTTTGCAGTGAAGGCGCGCAAGGCATGTTGCACTTTTAAGCCTAACTGCCCCAGCACCGCGGCGGGAACATCCATCGGGTTCTGCGTACAGAAGAAGATGCCAACTCCCTTTGAGCGGATCAATTTAACGATGGTTTCAATTTGCTGTAGCAATGCGTCGCTGGCTTCTTGGAAGATCAGGTGCGCTTCATCAATAAACATGACCAATTTAGGCTTGTCCATATCACCTTCTTCCGGCATCGTGGCGTATAATTCTGCTAGTAAACTCAACATGAAAGTTGAAAATAACTTAGGCCTGTCCTGGATATCTGTAACGCGCAAGATGGATATCATCCCGCGACCATCTTCATTAATCCGCATCAGGTCATCTACCTCGAATGATTTTTCACCGAAAAATAAGTCGGCTCCCTGTTGTTCTAATTCGATTACTTTCCTTAGGATCGTGCCGGTGGAACTGGTAGATATTTTACCATAATCTTTTTCGAGCGTGGCTTTACCTTCATCACTGGCAAATTGCAATACTTTCTTAAAGTCTTTTAAATCCAGTAATGGCAATTGCTCATCATCACAAAATTTAAACAGCATTGCTACAAGCCCTGCCTGTGTATCGTTTAATTCCAATATTTTCGACAGTAGTACGGGGCCAAATTCACTAACGGTTGCGCGCAAACGAACACCTTTTTCATTACTGAGGCTTAATAGCTCGGTAGGGAATGATTGGGGCACAAATTCGCCGCCGATTTTTTGATATCTTTCCTGGATTTTCGGGTTATCGGAACCTTTGGCAGCGATACCACTCAGATCTCCTTTAATATCCATCAATAATACGGGAACGCTGGCATCACTTAATCCTTCGGCAATAATTTGGATCGTTTTAGTTTTGCCCGTCCCTGTTGCGCCTGCAACAAGACCGTGACGGTTCATCATCCGTAATGGTAGGTTCACGGTTGCGCCCGGAATTACCTGGCCCTCCAGCATGGCACAGCCAAGTTTAAAAGATTCGCCTTTGAAAGTATAGCCGTTTTGAATGGATTGAAGAAATGCTTCCTGGTTTGCCATATCGAAATTATTTCCTTGAAGTTATTAATAATTGCCGATATCGCATACTCAAAAAGTAGCAGAGGGGAGAGAATTACCGGAAAGTTAATCGCTAACTTCCCGGTAAAAAACGTGATTATTTTTCGATGGGTTTCGCTTGTTCGATGCTATTTTCCATCATCAGTTTTACGTTCGTAACTTTTACCAGTTCTTCTTTCAGGTAAGATAATTTTTCAGCATCGGTTTTGCCTTCCATATCGAAGTCGAACTCTTCCATCCATGTATTCATCGCGGCATTGGCGGAATCGAGTTGATTCATGGCCTGGAGTAAGGTTGGGGGAACGGGTTGTTTCAACTTCTGCAAGCTGTCGCTATTTTGACCGAGCTCTTGTTTCAAGTTGCGGATGGTAATCATCTTTCCCATGGCGGCATCGTGGATCTCCATTACTTCTTTGTTCAACATTTTCACGCTATCCGCTATTTTAGATTTTTCCGCGGCCTGGTTCCCGCCGGATTGGCAAGCCGATAAAAGTAGGCCAATGGCCAATGTTGATGTTGATAATACCCCTAATTTTTTTCTAAGCATAATGCATTGTTTTAGTACGGATGGATAAGTATCCTTCCAATTGTTGGATGAAATTTCTATAAGTTGGATAATAGGAGTTATTTATTATAGTTCTTCTTCCCGCTCCAACATTAAGATGGCGCTTTGCGGTACGATGAAATATTTATCACCTTGATACACGACTTCTGTTGCGCCGCTTACCAGGAAAATCGCTAGATCTCCTTCATGCGCTTGCAAGGGGATATATTTCACCTTTTCATCATCCTGTTTCCAAGGTTCATCTTCCGTAGGAATGGGGATAGCATAACCGGGTCCTGTTTTAATAACGTAACCCTGCTGCACTTTCTCTTTTTCTGCTACGCCGGGCGGCAAGTACAAGCCGCTTTCCGTTCTTTCGTTGGCAGATGTTGGCTTAATCAACACCCGGTCGCCCACGACGATCAATTTTTTCAGTTTGTTGTCTGTTGTGATATGCATATTCACTAGATTTCTTTACACTTAAATATCACTTAATTTAAAAGTTTCTTTAATCCTAGCTCCTTTTTCCGTTGCTTGCAATACGCCGCATTCAACGTTGGGGTCGTGCTCGAAGAATAAAATATATTCATTGGCCAAGGCCTCGTCCAAATAGCTTTTTTTCTCCTGCAAGGTAGTTAATGGAAACATATCATATGCCATGACGTATGGAATGGGGATATGTGCCACGGAAGGAATCAAATCCGCCATATACAAAATTGTTTGGCCTTTATATTCCAATTGCGGTAACATCATTGCATCTGTATGACCATTGGCATACCTGGTTTTAAAATGTTTGCTAAAAGAAGCGCCATCGTTGGTATCTACAAATTTCAATTGCCCGCTTTCCTGTATAGGCATAATATTTTCCACCAGGAAAGATGCTTTCTCACGGGCGTTTGGAACGGTAGCCCAATGCCAATGCTTTTCATTGCTCCAGTAAGTGGCATTTTTGAACGCCGGGACTAATTTATCCCCTTCACGCACAATACTACCACCGCAATGATCGAAGTGCAAATGGGTTAAAAATACGTCGGTTATATCATCTCTATGGAAGCCCGCGGCTTTTAAAGATTTATCGAGGGAATCATCTCCATGTAAATAATAATGGCTAAAAAACTTGGCATCTTGTTTATCCCCGATACCGTTATCAACTAATATCAACCTATTATCATCTTCAATTAATAAACAACGCATTGCCCAAGAGCAAAGGTTGTTTTCATCTGCCGGGTTCAACTTGTTCCACATCGTTTTCGGAACTACACCAAACATGGCGCCGCCGTCCAGCTTAAACATTCCCGTATTGATAGTATGTAGTTTCATAATTTTAATTTACCGTTACCGATTGTTTGGTACAGCTAATTTACTCTCTTTTAACAAGGCAGAAAACAGGAAAATTAAACCGATGGCAAAGTAAACAATTAATATCAATACCGCTTGGCGCATGTTGTACATATGATCTATTACCCCGAAACTTGCCATCCCCAGTACGATACCTATCTTTTCTGTAACATCGAAGTAACTGAAAAATGAGGTGGTATCTTTTGTTGGGGGAATCAACTTGGAATAAGTGGAACGGCTCAATGATTGAATGCCACCCATCACCAATCCAACCATTACGGCCAAACCGTAAAATTGGTATTCGTTGTATGTAAAATAAGCTATGACGCATACTGCCGCCCAGAATATTACCGTGAGAATCAATATTTTGAAGTTCCCGAACCGCTCCGACAAACGCGCCATCCCCCAAGCTCCCAAAACAGCTACTAATTGTATCAACACCACTGTCATGATCAACTTCTGATCTTCTAATTTTAGCTCCTTACTTCCGAAGATGGTGGCTGCCAGCATTACGGTTTGCACGCCCATGCTATAGAAGAAAAATGCCCGCAAGAAACGTTTCAGCACCGGGAGCTTCCGAACCTGTGCATAGACCTTTTTTAATTCGATAAACCCGTCTTTAAATATGTTACCATCTTGGTTACCAATAGGTTCTGATTTAGGTAGTCTCGGGAAAGTGTAAAATTGCGCGAAGGCCCACCACCAAATTCCAACCAAAAGGAATGTTACCAATACGGGCATTTCACCTTTCATTCCAAATGGCTCTAATGCCACCAAGGCGAAACCAATTAATTGCAAGATGACGCTCCCTATATAACCCAAGGAAAATCCCCTGGCGCTAACGCGGTCCCTAAGCTCTACCGGCGCAATATCGGGTAAATAGGCATTATAGAATACCAGCCCCCCACAATAACCAATGGTTGCCAGGATAAAGCAAATGACCCCGTATTCTGCCGGGCTTTCCATATTAAAGAAAAACAATGCGGCACAGGCAGTAGCGCCTATATAGCAAAAGAACCGTAAAAATTGTTTTTTATTGCCCCGGTTATCTGCTATAGAAGAAAGAATGGGAGTTAATATGGCTACCAGTAAAAAGGCGAAGGCGACGGAGTAATCGTACAGGGATGAATTTTTGAGCTGCCATCCGAAGAAGCTTACCTGGTCGCTGCCGGTAACTTTATTTCCCGTTTGAGCCAGGAAATATACCGGGAAAAAGGTCGTGGTAATAACGAGGTTATATACGGAATTGGCCCAGTCGTACATAGCCCAGCCGTTGATTACTTTCTTTTGTTCCTTATTCATAGGTGTTGCCATACAATAGTCGAAATATGATGAGAAATAACCGGTTGCATCCGGTGTTAATATTAATAAATAGGGCAGGCTTATTTATACTGGGCAATCTCGATCAACGTTTCACAAAAGCCGTATTCCTGGATATCGTTCGAACTTACGATAACCATCCTGTTCTTACAATATCTTTCTATTAATTCACGGTACAATTGAATACCGGCAGCATCGAGGTTGGTGCATGGTTCATCCAGCAATACAATAGGAACATCTGAAAAAATTGCCAGCGCTAATTTAGCCCGCTGTTTCATACCCGATGAAAAATAACGGATCTGCTTATGCCTGGCTTTTTGTAAACCTACGATTTGCATAATCTCTTGGGAAGATAATCCCGGGAGCCAGGATTTAAAACGGGTGTGAAAATCAAAACATTCCTGCAAGGAAAATTCCTCGATGAGCTCGAGGTAGGGCGCCGCGATGGAGAAGTGGTGAAAGAACCGGTCCTGGTCCAAAGATTTTGAATCAATTTGGTACAGGACCTTTCCTTCGCTTTGTTGATGATGACCGCTAATTACCTGGAGTAAGGTCGATTTCCCGGAACCGTTTGGCCCGAGGATAGCATAATGACCGTTTCCGCTGAATGATAAACTTACATTCCGGAAGATCCAGTCGTAATTATAGCGCTTTCCTACTTGGTTAAGCGAGATCGTCATTCGATTTAGTACTGTATCCTTTCATGATACCGCGGCCGGAGTCACGGATGAAAGAAAGTATTTCATCCCTTTCATCGGTTGCCGGAAATTCGGCCTCGATGATGCGGGTTGCTTTAGAAATATTATGACCTTTAACAAATATTACCCTGTAAATGTCGAGGATGTGGTTGATTTTTTCCAAGTTAAAACCCCTGCGTTTCAGTCCTACGGAGTTAACACCTACGTAGCTTAACGGCTCGCGGGCGGCCTTTACATACGGGGGTACATCTTTTCTTACCAGGGAGCCGCCGGTAATAAAGGCATGATCCCCGATTTTTACGAATTGATGCACGGCTACCATCCCGGCGAGTACCACGTTGTTACCAACTTTGATATGCCCGGCGAGGGTGGTGTTATTGGAAAAAATACAATTATCGCCCACCTCGCAATCGTGCGCGATATGGCAGTAAGCCATGATCAAGCAATTTTTACCGATGGTGGTTTTGAATTTATCCTTAGTGCCCCTGTTGATAGTTACGAACTCGCGGATAGTGGTATTGTCACCGATTTCTACGATCGTATCCTCGCCTTCAAATTTGAGGTCTTGAGGAATCGCGGAAATAACGGCTCCCGGGAAAATGCGGCAATTTTTGCCGATGCGGGCCCCTTCCATGATGGTAACATTCGATCCGATCCAGGTACCTTCACCGATCTCCACGTTTTTGTGGATTACTGTAAAAGGATCAATCTTAACATTAGGCGCTACTTTAGCGTCCGGGTGAATGTATGTAAGCGGATGAATCATTGCTCCTTATTTGCCTTCTCGTTTTATAATTTGAGCTACCAGATCAGCTTCTGTAGCCACTTTGTTTCCGATAAATACCGTACCACGCATTTCCACGATTCCCCTGCGAATAGGGCTGAGTAGCTCCATTTTCAGGATCATAGTATCGCCTGGTAATACTTTTTGTTTGAATTTACAATTGTCGATTTTCAAGAAGTATGTATCATACATTTCCGCATCCGGTAAAGGACTTAGGGCTAAGATACCGCCTACTTGCGCCAGCGCTTCAATTTGCAGCACACCGGGCATCACCGGGTTATTAGGGAAGTGACCTTGGAAGAACGATTCCGTGAAGGTAACGTTCTTAATACCGATCACTTTTTTGTGAGATAATTCGATGATTTTATCAACTAATAAGAAAGGATGACGGTGCGGTAAGAATTTTTCCATCATACGCACATCGTAGATCGGTGGTTGATTAGGATCGTACACCGGAACATCTTTCATGTGTTTATTTTTCTTGATATAAGCTTTGATCTTGCGGGCAAACTCCACGTTGGAAGCATGACCCGGCCTATTGGCGATGATATGCGCCTTAATAGGGTAGCCGATCAATGCCAAATCACCCACGATATCCAGCAACTTGTGGCGGGCCGGTTCGTTGGGGAAACGCAGCTCCACGTTGTTGAGGATGCCTTCGTTTTGCACCGCGATTTTATCACGGCCAAAAGCTTTGGCGATTGGTTTCAGCTGGTCTTCCGTCATAGGCTTATCTACCACGACGATAGCATTGTTGAGGTCACCGCCCTTGATCAGGTTGTTGGCCAACAGGTATTCTAATTCGTGCAAGAAGCAGAATGTTCTGCAAGGGGCGATTTCCTGCTTGAACTCCGACATATCTTTAAGGTTGGCATGCTGCGTACCCAATACTTGTGAATTAAAATCGATCAAGCAAGTGATCCTGTAATCCACGGAAGGGGTGGCGGTCATCTCCACCTTTTTCACCTCATCGTAATAAGTAATGTTGGTATCGATGGAATAGTAGATCTTTTGTGCGTCCTGTGCTTGGGCGCCAACTTTTTCGATCAGTTCTACAAATGGTTGGGAGCTACCGTCCATGATTGGAATTTCGGGGCCATCGAGTTCGATCAAGATATTATCGATTCCCATTCCAACAAGGGCTGCTAATAAATGTTCAACGGTACTCACGCGGGCGCCGTTATATTCAAGGGTAGTGCCCCTGGAGGTATCCACGACATAATCCACATCGGCTTTCACGATGGGTTGATCGGGTAAATCGATCCTTTGGAATTTGATCCCGAAGCCGGGGGTAGCCGGTTTAAGGGTCATATTGACGTGGGCTCCCGTATGCAAACCAACACCAGATACGGTCACTGGGGCCTTAAGTGTTTGTTGGTAAGGCAACTGTTGATGTTCCATCATAATAATTTCTATAATTCTATCCTACTAATAATGCTTAAACTCCTTGCCTTTCCGACAAAAGTTGTTTTACCATCTCCTCTAATTCTTTCACACGTTTTTCAAGGTCTGGCAAATTTCTAAAAATTGCTTGACTTTTCAGCGAACTTTTGTAATCGTAAGCCGGGGAGCCGGTTAGGGAGGCGTTTGGAGTGGTGATGGACTTACTGAGGCCGCTTTGCGCGTTGATCTTCGTACCATCAGCAATCTGGATGTGACCTACTATTCCCACCTGTCCGCCGATCACGCAGTTAACGCCGATCTTCGTACTACCGGAAACGCCCGTTTGAGCGGCGATCACGGTATTTTCACCAATTTCCACATTATGGGCTACTTGGATCAGGTTATCCAATTTAACCCCTGCTTTGATCACGGTAGATCCCATGGTCGCGCGATCTATAGTAGTGTTGGCACCGATTTCCACATCATCGTGGATATATACATTCCCGATTTGGGGTACTTTTTTATATTTTCCATCAGCCTGCGGGGCAAAACCGAAGCCATCGCCACCGATCACGCAACCCGCATGAAGGATCACCCTTTCACCTAGTACGCAATTATCGTAGACTTTCACACCTGGGAAAAGCACGGTATTGGCGCCGATCTGTACATTATCACCCAGGTAAACACCGGGATAGATCTTAACATTATCCCCCAACGATACATTTTCGCCCAGGTAGGCGAATGCGCCTATATATACATTAGAACCTACTTTCACTGATTCCGGTATAAAACTAGGCTGCTGTATGCCTACTTTATTGCCTTGCAATTGTGCATATTGTTCCAATAACGCGGCGAAACTACTATAAGCATCCTTAACACGGATTAAAGTTGCTTTCACCGGCCCTTCTAGGACAAGGTTTTCGTTCACGATCAGTATGGATGCATTCGTAGAATAAATGAAATCCTCGTATTTAGGATTGGCCACGAAGCTCAACATACCTTCGCCTGCCTCCTCGATTTTTGCAATATTGTGAACTTTAACTTCCGGATCCCCCTCTAGCTTACCTTGTAATAAGGTCGCTAATTGTAATGCGCTAAACTGCATAATTGTAATTTATATTTTTAACCACCAGGCCTTCACCGGACAATATAGATAAATTTTCTAACATGTTATTTTCTTATAAAACCTTGTTAGCCTAGATTTTTGGATGACAAATGTAGAATTTTTTTATCGGTATCGCTAAAGTATGAGTAACTAATGCATCGTCGATAGAAGAAATATCCTTTACAATACCATTTTTGAATAAGATATTGATCTTTTCATCATTTACATTATACGCTCTAACACTCGTTTCATCCGAAAATACCAGGTAATCCAAATCCTCTCCCGTTAAACCAAATTTTGCCGAAGCCTGTTCTTTTATCCCCGCAATCAATGCCGGGTCTATAGGTTGACTGCTCAATTGAACTTTAAATAATTTCCTGTTTATCAACCAGTTGCATAGTAAACTAAGCACCGGGTCACTATGGATTGTCCAGGCCTTGATGGCGCCCATAATATCATAATCGTCCAGCAGGCAGAATTGTGACAAGCAGTCCTGCTGCTCTATAAACGATTGTTTATCAATCTTTTTATATAAAAAATGGTGTAATGCCGGCGAAGCAAACAAATCGGCTCCTTCCATGGCCAATTTTTTTGCCCTTGATAAGATCTTTACGAGCATATTTTCGGCGCTCAAGACCGCTTTGTGCAAATATACTTGCCAATACATCAAACGCCGTGCTACGATGAATTTTTCTACTGAATAAATCCCCTTTTCTTCTACCATCAACTCCCCGTTGCGCACGGTGAGCATCTTTAATATCCTATCGTAACCGATAACCCCTTCTGAAACACCGGTAAAGAAGCTATCGCGGTTGAGGTAATCCATCCTGTCCACATCTAATTGGCTGGAAACCAATTGATGTAAAAAGTTTTTATGGTACCTGCCGTTAAAAATTTCAATAGCTAAATCCAGTTCGCCTTCAAATTCCTTGTTCAAGGCTTGCATTAATAGCTGGGAAATT includes the following:
- a CDS encoding MBL fold metallo-hydrolase; its protein translation is MKLHTINTGMFKLDGGAMFGVVPKTMWNKLNPADENNLCSWAMRCLLIEDDNRLILVDNGIGDKQDAKFFSHYYLHGDDSLDKSLKAAGFHRDDITDVFLTHLHFDHCGGSIVREGDKLVPAFKNATYWSNEKHWHWATVPNAREKASFLVENIMPIQESGQLKFVDTNDGASFSKHFKTRYANGHTDAMMLPQLEYKGQTILYMADLIPSVAHIPIPYVMAYDMFPLTTLQEKKSYLDEALANEYILFFEHDPNVECGVLQATEKGARIKETFKLSDI
- a CDS encoding MFS transporter, which translates into the protein MATPMNKEQKKVINGWAMYDWANSVYNLVITTTFFPVYFLAQTGNKVTGSDQVSFFGWQLKNSSLYDYSVAFAFLLVAILTPILSSIADNRGNKKQFLRFFCYIGATACAALFFFNMESPAEYGVICFILATIGYCGGLVFYNAYLPDIAPVELRDRVSARGFSLGYIGSVILQLIGFALVALEPFGMKGEMPVLVTFLLVGIWWWAFAQFYTFPRLPKSEPIGNQDGNIFKDGFIELKKVYAQVRKLPVLKRFLRAFFFYSMGVQTVMLAATIFGSKELKLEDQKLIMTVVLIQLVAVLGAWGMARLSERFGNFKILILTVIFWAAVCVIAYFTYNEYQFYGLAVMVGLVMGGIQSLSRSTYSKLIPPTKDTTSFFSYFDVTEKIGIVLGMASFGVIDHMYNMRQAVLILIVYFAIGLIFLFSALLKESKLAVPNNR
- a CDS encoding ABC transporter ATP-binding protein, producing the protein MTISLNQVGKRYNYDWIFRNVSLSFSGNGHYAILGPNGSGKSTLLQVISGHHQQSEGKVLYQIDSKSLDQDRFFHHFSIAAPYLELIEEFSLQECFDFHTRFKSWLPGLSSQEIMQIVGLQKARHKQIRYFSSGMKQRAKLALAIFSDVPIVLLDEPCTNLDAAGIQLYRELIERYCKNRMVIVSSNDIQEYGFCETLIEIAQYK
- the lpxA gene encoding acyl-ACP--UDP-N-acetylglucosamine O-acyltransferase codes for the protein MIHPLTYIHPDAKVAPNVKIDPFTVIHKNVEIGEGTWIGSNVTIMEGARIGKNCRIFPGAVISAIPQDLKFEGEDTIVEIGDNTTIREFVTINRGTKDKFKTTIGKNCLIMAYCHIAHDCEVGDNCIFSNNTTLAGHIKVGNNVVLAGMVAVHQFVKIGDHAFITGGSLVRKDVPPYVKAAREPLSYVGVNSVGLKRRGFNLEKINHILDIYRVIFVKGHNISKATRIIEAEFPATDERDEILSFIRDSGRGIMKGYSTKSNDDLA
- a CDS encoding bifunctional UDP-3-O-[3-hydroxymyristoyl] N-acetylglucosamine deacetylase/3-hydroxyacyl-ACP dehydratase, which produces MMEHQQLPYQQTLKAPVTVSGVGLHTGAHVNMTLKPATPGFGIKFQRIDLPDQPIVKADVDYVVDTSRGTTLEYNGARVSTVEHLLAALVGMGIDNILIELDGPEIPIMDGSSQPFVELIEKVGAQAQDAQKIYYSIDTNITYYDEVKKVEMTATPSVDYRITCLIDFNSQVLGTQHANLKDMSEFKQEIAPCRTFCFLHELEYLLANNLIKGGDLNNAIVVVDKPMTEDQLKPIAKAFGRDKIAVQNEGILNNVELRFPNEPARHKLLDIVGDLALIGYPIKAHIIANRPGHASNVEFARKIKAYIKKNKHMKDVPVYDPNQPPIYDVRMMEKFLPHRHPFLLVDKIIELSHKKVIGIKNVTFTESFFQGHFPNNPVMPGVLQIEALAQVGGILALSPLPDAEMYDTYFLKIDNCKFKQKVLPGDTMILKMELLSPIRRGIVEMRGTVFIGNKVATEADLVAQIIKREGK